From the genome of Mycobacteriales bacterium, one region includes:
- a CDS encoding N-acetyltransferase, whose product MTLTVRAASPDDAVAVHAVHAAAFGRDAEGDLVDALVAGGHAAYSYVAVGDGTVVGHALLSRVTVGGADALALAPVGVVPEVQGNGVGSAVVRAALDAATADGARLVLVLGDPAYYSRFGFTRADEHGIETPEGWPPAHFQALLLGGAPPQGRPAY is encoded by the coding sequence GTGACGCTGACCGTGCGGGCCGCGTCGCCGGACGACGCCGTCGCCGTCCACGCCGTCCATGCGGCCGCCTTCGGCCGCGACGCCGAGGGCGACCTGGTCGACGCCCTCGTCGCCGGTGGGCATGCGGCCTACTCCTACGTCGCTGTCGGTGATGGCACGGTGGTCGGCCACGCGCTCCTGTCACGCGTCACCGTGGGCGGTGCCGACGCGCTGGCACTCGCGCCCGTCGGCGTGGTGCCCGAGGTCCAGGGCAACGGTGTCGGGTCTGCCGTCGTGCGCGCGGCGCTCGACGCGGCCACTGCCGACGGGGCACGTCTCGTGCTGGTGCTCGGTGATCCTGCCTACTACTCCCGCTTCGGCTTCACCCGCGCCGACGAGCACGGCATCGAGACACCCGAGGGCTGGCCGCCCGCACACTTCCAGGCGCTCCTGCTGGGTGGCGCGCCGCCGCAGGGACGCCCGGCCTAC